The Devosia sp. SD17-2 genome includes a region encoding these proteins:
- the pheT gene encoding phenylalanine--tRNA ligase subunit beta, translating to MKFTLDWLHEHLDTQASPEEIGKALTMIGLEVEGIESQGKALEKFVVAHVVSATPHPNSDHLNICKVDAGTGELIDVVCGAPNARTGLKSVFAFPGTYIPGKDFELKGGVVIRGAPSNGMLCSAAELELSNDHDGIIELPEDAPIGAKYVDYAGINGVVFDISITPNRGDATGVYGVARDLAAFGLGTLKKTDFSPVPSTGPSPIPALPHQFAEGAPKAIRKFAGRYIANVKNGPSPEWLQARLRAVGLRPINTIVDITNLVSLGWGRPLHAYDADKVEGTMVLRNARGEEFDALDNKIYTLDETMTVIADDKGPLCLGGIMGGIRSGVTEETVNVLMECASWDPDLIAQSGRKTGIVSDARYRLERNVDPALTEPGLELATRLVLELCGGEAMEPAISGEDVFPNTVVDFPLSEVKRLTGITSTPEEVEAILTRLGFAVEGSGDTRQVKVPSWRPDVTQKADLVEEVMRMVGVDNVPVEPLPRLNHVAPRILTTIQNRRRIARRALATRGLDEVVTWSFISNADATRFGGGTEDRQLANAIAADMTDMRPSLLPGIIAGARRNANRGFADVALFEVGQVFLSDKPEGQHAYASGVRTGTSTLNGCGRHWSGKPQAVSVWDAKADLSAVLDSLGVDIEKVQILPEPAAWSHPGRGGRIALGPKVTLGWFGELHPALAAELDIEGPIAAFEIDLDAIPEPRKKATKTKPALTLSQFQPLSRDFAFVMDRAVTAATILKAAKGAEKTLIKDVTIFDIFEGAHVGEGKKSVAIEVTLQPRDKTLTDEDIEKVSAAIVAAVTKATGGELRK from the coding sequence ATGAAATTCACGCTTGATTGGCTCCATGAGCATCTCGATACCCAGGCTTCGCCCGAGGAAATCGGCAAGGCGCTGACCATGATCGGCCTTGAAGTGGAAGGCATTGAAAGCCAGGGCAAGGCGCTCGAGAAGTTTGTGGTGGCTCATGTGGTCTCGGCCACGCCCCATCCCAATTCCGACCACCTCAATATCTGCAAGGTCGATGCCGGCACCGGTGAATTGATCGACGTGGTCTGCGGCGCGCCCAATGCCCGCACTGGCCTCAAGTCCGTCTTCGCCTTCCCCGGCACCTATATTCCCGGCAAGGATTTTGAGTTGAAGGGTGGCGTTGTCATTCGCGGCGCCCCCTCCAATGGCATGCTCTGCTCGGCCGCCGAGCTCGAACTCTCCAACGACCACGACGGTATTATCGAGCTGCCGGAAGACGCCCCGATCGGCGCCAAATATGTCGACTATGCCGGCATCAATGGCGTCGTCTTCGACATCTCCATCACGCCAAACCGGGGTGACGCGACCGGCGTCTATGGCGTGGCGCGCGATCTCGCCGCCTTCGGCCTCGGCACACTGAAAAAGACCGATTTCTCGCCCGTGCCGTCCACCGGCCCGAGCCCGATCCCGGCCCTGCCGCACCAGTTCGCCGAAGGCGCGCCCAAGGCGATCCGCAAATTCGCCGGCCGCTACATCGCCAATGTCAAGAACGGCCCCTCGCCCGAGTGGCTGCAGGCACGCCTGCGCGCTGTGGGCCTGCGCCCCATCAACACCATTGTCGACATCACCAATCTCGTCTCGCTCGGCTGGGGCCGTCCGCTCCACGCTTATGATGCCGACAAGGTCGAAGGCACAATGGTGCTGCGCAATGCGCGGGGCGAAGAGTTCGACGCGCTCGACAACAAGATCTATACGCTCGACGAGACCATGACCGTCATCGCCGACGACAAGGGCCCGCTCTGCCTTGGCGGCATCATGGGCGGCATCCGCTCGGGCGTCACCGAAGAGACCGTCAATGTTCTGATGGAATGCGCGTCCTGGGATCCCGATCTCATCGCCCAGTCCGGCCGCAAGACCGGCATTGTCTCGGATGCCCGTTATCGCCTCGAGCGCAATGTCGATCCGGCCCTGACCGAACCCGGTCTGGAGCTCGCCACCCGCCTCGTCCTCGAGCTCTGCGGCGGCGAAGCCATGGAACCGGCAATCTCGGGCGAAGACGTCTTTCCGAACACGGTCGTCGATTTCCCGCTCTCCGAAGTCAAGCGCCTCACCGGCATCACCTCCACCCCCGAAGAGGTGGAAGCGATCCTCACCCGCCTCGGCTTTGCCGTCGAAGGCTCGGGCGACACCCGTCAGGTAAAGGTGCCGTCCTGGCGCCCGGACGTGACGCAGAAGGCTGACCTCGTCGAGGAAGTCATGCGCATGGTCGGCGTCGACAACGTCCCGGTCGAGCCGCTGCCGCGCCTCAACCACGTTGCCCCGCGCATTCTCACCACCATTCAGAACCGCCGCCGCATTGCCCGCCGGGCGCTGGCGACGCGCGGACTCGATGAGGTCGTCACCTGGAGCTTCATCTCCAACGCCGATGCCACCCGCTTCGGCGGCGGCACCGAGGACCGGCAGCTGGCCAATGCCATTGCCGCTGACATGACCGACATGCGCCCGTCCCTGCTCCCCGGCATCATCGCCGGCGCACGCCGCAACGCCAATCGCGGCTTTGCCGATGTGGCCCTGTTCGAGGTTGGCCAGGTCTTCCTCTCGGACAAGCCTGAGGGCCAGCACGCCTATGCCTCGGGCGTGCGCACCGGCACATCCACGCTCAACGGTTGTGGTCGCCACTGGTCCGGAAAGCCGCAGGCCGTTTCCGTCTGGGATGCCAAGGCTGATCTCTCCGCCGTGCTCGATTCCCTTGGCGTCGACATCGAAAAGGTCCAGATCCTGCCCGAGCCTGCCGCCTGGAGCCATCCGGGTCGCGGCGGCCGCATCGCGCTTGGCCCCAAGGTCACGCTCGGCTGGTTCGGTGAACTGCACCCGGCGCTCGCCGCCGAACTCGACATCGAAGGCCCCATTGCCGCCTTCGAAATCGACCTCGACGCCATCCCCGAGCCGCGCAAGAAGGCCACCAAGACCAAGCCGGCGCTGACTCTCAGCCAGTTCCAGCCTTTGAGCCGCGACTTTGCCTTCGTGATGGACCGCGCGGTCACCGCCGCCACCATCCTCAAGGCCGCCAAGGGCGCCGAAAAGACGCTGATCAAGGACGTCACCATTTTTGACATCTTTGAGGGCGCACATGTGGGCGAAGGCAAGAAGTCCGTCGCCATCGAAGTGACCCTGCAGCCGCGCGACAAGACGCTGACCGACGAAGACATCGAAAAAGTCTCCGCCGCCATCGTCGCCGCCGTCACCAAGGCCACCGGCGGCGAACTGCGCAAGTAA
- a CDS encoding ASCH domain-containing protein: MTASSDTKVRFAFGDSPDLADRLLALVLAGKKTATCGALRDFGPGKEPMPEVGRQDIVLNGAGEEACIIETVSVETRKFTEITPAFTDLEGESPYAEWRAGHEAYFARNGGFAPDMEIACETFKLVSVLPAGREVYNRVASPIFIVTDIESDGPTPLHNSMLSFASVAITADGTRHGEFEAVLKPRPDRTTNETTMAWWATQPDAWKAATEGAEDPAIVMPRFADWVESLPGPKVFAAAPMIFDGLWMDHYLDEYAGTRVLSGPFKSRQIFRGGGVCLYTMAGTLRGAPYLDWGMSKLPAEFYGHIPHTHRAIDDARGFANVLVELFQLSSALPPVTGSKSDFR, from the coding sequence ATGACGGCATCATCAGACACAAAAGTCCGCTTCGCCTTCGGTGACTCTCCCGATCTCGCCGATCGCCTGCTCGCGCTCGTCCTTGCCGGTAAGAAGACCGCCACCTGCGGCGCGCTTCGCGATTTTGGTCCGGGCAAGGAGCCCATGCCTGAAGTCGGCCGACAGGACATCGTCCTCAATGGCGCCGGCGAAGAGGCCTGCATCATCGAGACCGTCTCGGTCGAAACCCGCAAGTTCACCGAGATCACCCCCGCCTTCACCGATCTTGAAGGCGAAAGCCCCTATGCCGAATGGCGCGCCGGCCACGAAGCCTATTTCGCCCGCAATGGCGGTTTTGCGCCCGACATGGAGATCGCCTGCGAAACCTTCAAACTGGTGAGCGTCCTGCCCGCCGGTCGTGAGGTTTATAACCGCGTCGCCAGCCCGATCTTCATCGTCACCGATATCGAATCGGACGGCCCCACCCCGCTGCACAATTCCATGCTGAGCTTTGCCTCGGTGGCGATCACCGCCGATGGTACGCGCCATGGAGAGTTCGAGGCGGTCCTGAAACCGCGACCGGATCGCACCACCAACGAAACCACCATGGCCTGGTGGGCCACCCAGCCCGACGCCTGGAAGGCGGCCACCGAAGGCGCCGAAGACCCGGCCATCGTCATGCCCCGCTTTGCCGATTGGGTCGAAAGCCTGCCCGGCCCGAAAGTCTTCGCAGCCGCCCCGATGATCTTTGATGGTCTCTGGATGGACCATTATCTCGATGAATATGCCGGCACCCGCGTCCTATCCGGCCCCTTCAAGAGCCGTCAGATTTTTCGCGGTGGCGGCGTCTGCCTTTACACCATGGCCGGAACCCTGCGCGGCGCGCCCTATCTCGATTGGGGCATGAGCAAGCTGCCCGCCGAGTTCTACGGCCATATCCCCCATACCCACCGAGCCATCGACGATGCCCGCGGCTTCGCCAATGTCCTGGTTGAACTCTTTCAACTTTCGTCCGCGCTGCCGCCTGTTACCGGCAGCAAAAGTGACTTCCGTTAA